One region of Mus pahari chromosome 16, PAHARI_EIJ_v1.1, whole genome shotgun sequence genomic DNA includes:
- the Fgfr4 gene encoding fibroblast growth factor receptor 4 isoform X2 gives MWLLLTLLSIFQGTPALSLEASEEMEQEPCLAPVLEHQEQVLMVALGQPVRLCCGRTERGRHWYKEGSRLASAGRVRGWRGRLEIASFLPEDAGRYLCLARGSMTVVHNLTLLMDDSLASISNDEDPKTLSSSSSGHIYPQQAPYWTHPQRMEKKLHAVPAGNTVKFRCPAAGNPMPTIHWLKDGQAFHGENRIGGIRLRHQHWSLVMESVVPSDRGTYTCLVENSLGSIRYSYLLDVLERSPHRPILQAGLPANTTAVVGSDVELLCKVYSDAQPHIQWLKHVVINGSSFGADGFPYVQVLKTTDINSSEVEVLYLRNVSAEDAGEYTCLAGNSIGLSYQSAWLTVLPEEDLTWTTATPEARYTDIILYVSGSLALVVLLLLAGVYHRQVIRGHYSRQPVTVQKLSRFPLARQFSLESRSSGKSSLSLVRGVRLSSSGPPLLTGLVNLDLPLDPLWEFPRDRLVLGKPLGEGCFGQVVRAEAFGMDPSRPDQTSTVAVKMLKDNASDKDLADLVSEMEVMKLIGRHKNIINLLGVCTQEGPLYVIVECAAKGNLREFLRARRPPGPDLSPDGPRSNEGPLSFPALVSCAYQVARGMQYLESRKCIHRDLAARNVLVTEDDVMKIADFGLARGVHHIDYYKKTSNGRLPVKWMAPEALFDRVYTHQSDVWSFGILLWEIFTLGGSPYPGIPVEELFSLLREGHRMERPPNCPSELYGLMRECWHAAPSQRPTFKQLVEALDKVLLAVSEEYLDLRLTFGPFSPSNGDASSTCSSSDSVFSHDPLPLQPSPFPFSDSQTT, from the exons ATGTGGCTGCTGTTGACCCTATTGAGCATCTTTCAGGGGACACCAGCTCTGTCCCTTGAGGCCTCTGAGGAAATGGAGCAGG AGCCCTGCCTAGCCCCAGTCCTGGAGCACCAAGAGCAGGTGTTGATGGTGGCCCTGGGGCAGCCTGTGAGGCTGTGCTGTGGGCGCACCGAGCGTGGTCGTCACTGGTACAAAGAGGGCAGCCGCCTAGCATCTGCTGGGCGAGTACGGGGTTGGAGAGGCCGCCTGGAGATTGCCAGCTTCCTTCCTGAGGATGCTGGCCGATACCTCTGCCTGGCCCGTGGCTCCATGACCGTCGTGCACAATCTTACGTTGCTTATGGACG ACTCCTTAGCCTCCATCAGTAATGATGAAGACCCCAAGACACTCAGCAGCTCCTCGAGTGGGCACATCTACCCACAGCAAG caCCCTACTGGACACACCCCCAACGCATGGAGAAGAAACTGCATGCGGTGCCTGCTGGGAATACTGTCAAATTCCGCTGTCCGGCTGCAGGGAACCCCATGCCCACCATCCACTGGCTCAAGGATGGACAGGCCTTCCACGGGGAGAATCGTATTGGAGGCATTCGG CTGCGCCACCAACACTGGAGCCTGGTGATGGAAAGTGTGGTACCCTCGGACCGTGGCACATACACGTGCCTTGTGGAGAACTCTCTGGGTAGCATTCGCTACAGCTATCTCCTGGATGTGCTGG AGCGGTCCCCGCACCGGCCCATCCTGCAGGCGGGGCTCCCAGCCAACACCACAGCCGTGGTTGGCAGCGATGTGGAGCTACTCTGCAAGGTGTACAGCGACGCCCAGCCCCACATCCAGTGGCTGAAGCACGTCGTCATCAATGGCAGCAGCTTCGGCGCCGATGGTTTCCCCTACGTACAAGTCCTGAAG ACAACAGACATCAATAGCTCAGAGGTGGAGGTCTTGTATCTGAGGAACGTGTCCGCTGAGGATGCAGGAGAGTATACCTGCCTGGCGGGCAACTCCATCGGCCTTTCCTACCAGTCAGCATGGCTGACGGTGCTACCAG AGGAAGACCTCACGTGGACAACTGCAACCCCTGAGGCCAGATACACAGATATCATCCTGTATGTATCAGGCTCACTGGCTCTGGTTGTGCTCCTGCTGCTGGCCGGGGTGTATCACCGGCAAGTCATCCGTGGCCACTACTCTCGCCAGCCTGTCACTGTACAAAAGCTGTCCCGTTTCCCTTTGGCCCGACAG TTCTCTTTGGAGTCGAGGTCCTCTGGCAAGTCAAGCTTGTCCCTGGTGCGAGGTGTCCGTCTCTCCTCCAGCGGCCCGCCCTTGCTCACGGGCCTTGTGAATCTAGACCTGCCTCTCGATCCACTTTGGGAATTCCCCCGGGACAG GCTGGTGCTCGGAAAGCCCCTGGGTGAGGGCTGCTTTGGGCAAGTGGTTCGTGCAGAAGCCTTTGGCATGGATCCCTCCCGGCCCGACCAAACCAGTACCGTGGCTGTGAAGATGCTGAAAG ACAATGCCTCTGACAAGGATTTGGCAGACCTGGTCTCCGAGATGGAGGTGATGAAGCTAATCGGACGACACAAGAACATCATCAACCTGCTGGGTGTCTGCACTCAGGAAG GGCCCCTGTACGTGATTGTGGAGTGTGCCGCCAAGGGAAACCTTCGGGAATTCCTCCGTGCCCGGCGTCCCCCAGGCCCTGATCTCAGCCCCGATGGACCTCGGAGCAACGAAGGACCACTCTCCTTCCCGGCCCTGGTCTCCTGTGCCTACCAGGTGGCCCGAGGCATGCAGTATCTGGAGTCTCGGAAG TGCATCCATCGGGACCTGGCTGCCCGAAATGTGCTGGTGACGGAGGATGATGTGATGAAGATCGCCGACTTTGGGCTGGCGCGTGGTGTCCACCACATTGACTACTATAAGAAAACCAGCAAC GGCCGCCTGCCAGTCaagtggatggctcctgaggccTTGTTTGACCGCGTGTACACACACCAGAGTGACGT GTGGTCTTTCGGGATCCTGCTGTGGGAAATCTTCACCCTCGGGGGCTCCCCGTACCCTGGCATCCCAGTGGAGGAGCTCTTCTCACTGCTGCGAGAGGGACACAGGATGGAGCGGCCCCCAAACTGCCCCTCAGAGCT GTATGGGCTAATGAGGGAGTGCTGGCACGCAGCCCCGTCTCAGAGGCCTACTTTTAAGCAGCTGGTGGAAGCTCTGGACAAGGTCCTGCTGGCTGTCTCTGAAGAG TACCTTGACCTCCGCCTGACCTTTGgacccttttctccctccaatgGGGATGCCAGCAGCACCTGCTCCTCCAGTGACTCCGTTTTCAGCCACGACCCTTTGCCCCTCCAGCCaagccccttccctttctctgactCGCAGACAACATGA
- the Fgfr4 gene encoding fibroblast growth factor receptor 4 isoform X1, with protein MWLLLTLLSIFQGTPALSLEASEEMEQEPCLAPVLEHQEQVLMVALGQPVRLCCGRTERGRHWYKEGSRLASAGRVRGWRGRLEIASFLPEDAGRYLCLARGSMTVVHNLTLLMDDSLASISNDEDPKTLSSSSSGHIYPQQAPYWTHPQRMEKKLHAVPAGNTVKFRCPAAGNPMPTIHWLKDGQAFHGENRIGGIRLRHQHWSLVMESVVPSDRGTYTCLVENSLGSIRYSYLLDVLERSPHRPILQAGLPANTTAVVGSDVELLCKVYSDAQPHIQWLKHVVINGSSFGADGFPYVQVLKTTDINSSEVEVLYLRNVSAEDAGEYTCLAGNSIGLSYQSAWLTVLPAEEDLTWTTATPEARYTDIILYVSGSLALVVLLLLAGVYHRQVIRGHYSRQPVTVQKLSRFPLARQFSLESRSSGKSSLSLVRGVRLSSSGPPLLTGLVNLDLPLDPLWEFPRDRLVLGKPLGEGCFGQVVRAEAFGMDPSRPDQTSTVAVKMLKDNASDKDLADLVSEMEVMKLIGRHKNIINLLGVCTQEGPLYVIVECAAKGNLREFLRARRPPGPDLSPDGPRSNEGPLSFPALVSCAYQVARGMQYLESRKCIHRDLAARNVLVTEDDVMKIADFGLARGVHHIDYYKKTSNGRLPVKWMAPEALFDRVYTHQSDVWSFGILLWEIFTLGGSPYPGIPVEELFSLLREGHRMERPPNCPSELYGLMRECWHAAPSQRPTFKQLVEALDKVLLAVSEEYLDLRLTFGPFSPSNGDASSTCSSSDSVFSHDPLPLQPSPFPFSDSQTT; from the exons ATGTGGCTGCTGTTGACCCTATTGAGCATCTTTCAGGGGACACCAGCTCTGTCCCTTGAGGCCTCTGAGGAAATGGAGCAGG AGCCCTGCCTAGCCCCAGTCCTGGAGCACCAAGAGCAGGTGTTGATGGTGGCCCTGGGGCAGCCTGTGAGGCTGTGCTGTGGGCGCACCGAGCGTGGTCGTCACTGGTACAAAGAGGGCAGCCGCCTAGCATCTGCTGGGCGAGTACGGGGTTGGAGAGGCCGCCTGGAGATTGCCAGCTTCCTTCCTGAGGATGCTGGCCGATACCTCTGCCTGGCCCGTGGCTCCATGACCGTCGTGCACAATCTTACGTTGCTTATGGACG ACTCCTTAGCCTCCATCAGTAATGATGAAGACCCCAAGACACTCAGCAGCTCCTCGAGTGGGCACATCTACCCACAGCAAG caCCCTACTGGACACACCCCCAACGCATGGAGAAGAAACTGCATGCGGTGCCTGCTGGGAATACTGTCAAATTCCGCTGTCCGGCTGCAGGGAACCCCATGCCCACCATCCACTGGCTCAAGGATGGACAGGCCTTCCACGGGGAGAATCGTATTGGAGGCATTCGG CTGCGCCACCAACACTGGAGCCTGGTGATGGAAAGTGTGGTACCCTCGGACCGTGGCACATACACGTGCCTTGTGGAGAACTCTCTGGGTAGCATTCGCTACAGCTATCTCCTGGATGTGCTGG AGCGGTCCCCGCACCGGCCCATCCTGCAGGCGGGGCTCCCAGCCAACACCACAGCCGTGGTTGGCAGCGATGTGGAGCTACTCTGCAAGGTGTACAGCGACGCCCAGCCCCACATCCAGTGGCTGAAGCACGTCGTCATCAATGGCAGCAGCTTCGGCGCCGATGGTTTCCCCTACGTACAAGTCCTGAAG ACAACAGACATCAATAGCTCAGAGGTGGAGGTCTTGTATCTGAGGAACGTGTCCGCTGAGGATGCAGGAGAGTATACCTGCCTGGCGGGCAACTCCATCGGCCTTTCCTACCAGTCAGCATGGCTGACGGTGCTACCAG CAGAGGAAGACCTCACGTGGACAACTGCAACCCCTGAGGCCAGATACACAGATATCATCCTGTATGTATCAGGCTCACTGGCTCTGGTTGTGCTCCTGCTGCTGGCCGGGGTGTATCACCGGCAAGTCATCCGTGGCCACTACTCTCGCCAGCCTGTCACTGTACAAAAGCTGTCCCGTTTCCCTTTGGCCCGACAG TTCTCTTTGGAGTCGAGGTCCTCTGGCAAGTCAAGCTTGTCCCTGGTGCGAGGTGTCCGTCTCTCCTCCAGCGGCCCGCCCTTGCTCACGGGCCTTGTGAATCTAGACCTGCCTCTCGATCCACTTTGGGAATTCCCCCGGGACAG GCTGGTGCTCGGAAAGCCCCTGGGTGAGGGCTGCTTTGGGCAAGTGGTTCGTGCAGAAGCCTTTGGCATGGATCCCTCCCGGCCCGACCAAACCAGTACCGTGGCTGTGAAGATGCTGAAAG ACAATGCCTCTGACAAGGATTTGGCAGACCTGGTCTCCGAGATGGAGGTGATGAAGCTAATCGGACGACACAAGAACATCATCAACCTGCTGGGTGTCTGCACTCAGGAAG GGCCCCTGTACGTGATTGTGGAGTGTGCCGCCAAGGGAAACCTTCGGGAATTCCTCCGTGCCCGGCGTCCCCCAGGCCCTGATCTCAGCCCCGATGGACCTCGGAGCAACGAAGGACCACTCTCCTTCCCGGCCCTGGTCTCCTGTGCCTACCAGGTGGCCCGAGGCATGCAGTATCTGGAGTCTCGGAAG TGCATCCATCGGGACCTGGCTGCCCGAAATGTGCTGGTGACGGAGGATGATGTGATGAAGATCGCCGACTTTGGGCTGGCGCGTGGTGTCCACCACATTGACTACTATAAGAAAACCAGCAAC GGCCGCCTGCCAGTCaagtggatggctcctgaggccTTGTTTGACCGCGTGTACACACACCAGAGTGACGT GTGGTCTTTCGGGATCCTGCTGTGGGAAATCTTCACCCTCGGGGGCTCCCCGTACCCTGGCATCCCAGTGGAGGAGCTCTTCTCACTGCTGCGAGAGGGACACAGGATGGAGCGGCCCCCAAACTGCCCCTCAGAGCT GTATGGGCTAATGAGGGAGTGCTGGCACGCAGCCCCGTCTCAGAGGCCTACTTTTAAGCAGCTGGTGGAAGCTCTGGACAAGGTCCTGCTGGCTGTCTCTGAAGAG TACCTTGACCTCCGCCTGACCTTTGgacccttttctccctccaatgGGGATGCCAGCAGCACCTGCTCCTCCAGTGACTCCGTTTTCAGCCACGACCCTTTGCCCCTCCAGCCaagccccttccctttctctgactCGCAGACAACATGA